The Crocosphaera subtropica ATCC 51142 genome includes a window with the following:
- a CDS encoding Uma2 family endonuclease has product MNSNTVSLSAPLNLDIDLTDEQFFQLCQNNRDLRFERTATGQLIIMPPTGSETSDRNAELTYQLRAWSRQSQLGKSFDSSGGFKLPNGAERSPDASWIHKDRWNGLTAAEKEKFAPLCPDFVVELMSPSDSLEKTRLKMQEYRENGARLGWLINRRQQQVEIYRPDQEVEILENPQFLSGEGVLPDFTLDLTDIW; this is encoded by the coding sequence ATGAACAGTAATACCGTCAGTTTATCTGCACCTCTCAATTTAGATATTGATTTAACTGACGAGCAGTTTTTTCAGCTTTGTCAAAATAACCGTGATTTGAGATTTGAGCGCACCGCAACCGGACAATTAATCATAATGCCACCCACAGGAAGTGAAACCAGCGATCGCAATGCTGAGTTAACCTATCAATTAAGAGCTTGGAGTCGTCAAAGTCAGTTAGGAAAATCCTTTGATTCTTCGGGAGGGTTTAAACTTCCCAATGGTGCAGAGCGATCGCCGGATGCGTCTTGGATACATAAAGATCGGTGGAATGGTTTAACGGCTGCTGAAAAAGAGAAATTTGCCCCTTTGTGTCCTGATTTTGTGGTTGAATTAATGTCTCCTAGTGATTCTCTGGAGAAAACACGGCTTAAAATGCAAGAATATCGGGAGAATGGTGCAAGACTCGGATGGTTAATTAATCGACGACAACAACAAGTAGAAATTTATCGTCCTGATCAAGAAGTAGAAATATTAGAAAATCCACAATTTCTATCAG